A genome region from Acidobacteriota bacterium includes the following:
- a CDS encoding putative metal-binding motif-containing protein — protein MKRTRIGFGWVSLSLLATAVLALPGTSFQIEDGDLFAEGGLDWESLAGSPDLKIGVDLPTGQTDDSLAGKEDYLAPGITFGSIPNNKSNLLRFYVAHEPVEVNGEFEDFIHMAWIRSNTLGSANMDFEFNQGDQVSENGVTPVRLAGDMLITFAFSGGGNQVELGLSLWTDVGPCEAANLAPCWGPVMELAGIASGSVNSAEVTDPIEGAQLAESTFGEATINLTQAGVFDREECISFGTAYVKSRSSTSFTSSMKDFIRPMDVSVTNCATVSVRKDAVPNHEQDFSFTASAELGVTGFDLDDDGDDSNELASSILLEGRFDETIVVGELAEPGWDLTDVSCSGPAVAATDGDGVLTGEVLIDAEAGDNVDCTFTNTQRGRILVQQITDPDGDPQLFNFQLAGGPDDLSQSFGLTDNAPANDSGTIRPGGYVVTQQSAGPEWDLTSASCDDGSSVDNVILDPGETVLCTFVNTRRGRILIDQVTVPSADPQSFSFSLAGGPTSLNQSFALNDAAALHDSGLVRSGSYVATQTDPGAEWDLTSASCDDGSAVDDVNVAPGETVTCTFVNTKRGRVLIDQVTIPADDPQPFGFDLTGGPDSTNQSFSLTDSATPHDSGFVRNGSYNAAQTDPGGGWDLTSAACDDGSSVDAIDLAPGETVICTFVNTKRGRIVIDQVTDPSGDPQAFAFDLSGGPDAIDQHPNLTDSATPHDSGLQQPGVYAISQADPGAAWDLQSATCADGSSVSAIALDPGEVVTCTFVNIKRGRILVDQVTVPAADPQVFAFGLSGGPDSLEQSFGLTDSSDPHDSGFVRSGGYVAQQTDPGSEWDLTNATCDGGQAPDSIVLSPGATVTCTFVNTKRGKIIVDQVTLPTGDPQIFQFNLTGGADAIGQEFGLSDGATPHDSGVVRSGTFAISQQDPGDDWDLTSASCDDGSAVSGVELQPGETVTCTFVNTKRGRILVDVVTDPGGDPQTFGFQLSGGPDAVSQLASMTDSDDAHDSGLIRSGSYALNPDSPAALWTLTDASCDDGSAIADIGLAAGEEIKCALIYIKAATVTIVKDAVPNDSQDFEFTVIGSDYLGAPVFVSAKVDDDDDSSRANNHAWNLVHGNYTVTEFDAGPAWDLDSVECMTASGAATGQASTSSRSIDLDLVAGAEVSCRFVNIKRGQILVEKFVVNESTGVGFDPRDHPFAFDPSYDSEFWLKHQEVNESAYLRAGENYSVSERTPPGWVVSSTCTYPDGSTGSAGQIALAPGEVVTCLFTNEMRIHPGSSGFWRNWSNHYDSSEFRSILELALADSPIYAGLFNSNGDLAADAIPRVEAIYNNQSASDTQPMLREMTSMMLNLAVSKAPELEGLQRNDDICRSCLIEVDDVVGALSLLQRESPCLDPEQTVVNDLIATAESTWTGLLSSDWSFDGLSVQERGVMEILLGNMNHGIGLVVDPSTYPDDLGCLQVLDGVKVLATWFADADGDGFGISSETSDTCDPTPPAGYSAVDGDCDDANVAVYPGATELCDGLDNDCDTIVDSELDTDGDNVDDLCDAFPQDATRSGGLRYGSTGAFNDSWSEVALPAVYQDPVVIVGPPTSNDVEPGVAQIVVNREDGDSFDLRFREWDYLDGYREVDESASYAVMERGRYTMDDGSIWEWGTVELTAGYPRFRTHLFDASFPGTPVLFLTGQAEDGTPIAIRSRNLSGDGFEVGMFPEESSIATLTESEVGYLAIYSASESGRVMANSGPTPYLIQRPVVDHKLSPVMSWSLRLQEERSKDSEVAHTTETLAVLALGDQLLAQEMSVAGWDTTSLRSLAPDESAAMEWGVVDGVPDGRWATVPLSRNYVDPVVIVKPMSNLSGQMGVIRLQNVTEDAFQVRFQRWKYLPCCNDAEQMFYMVAESGVHEIAGLTVEAGTLETDGALGAGSWSEVSLTSMVGPPAVFASVQTMFGWDAVVTRVANSSSAGFSLVLQEEENGDFGHAMEVAGWIAIEQGQGRTSSGRFVEIFSEQLGSDPEMVEFSRRMDRSFPVVLADITSTYDDEPCLVRYNMIDSERIELFIQEEQSMDMEMQHASEEVSVFVAE, from the coding sequence ATGAAGCGAACAAGAATCGGATTCGGATGGGTTTCCCTCTCACTACTGGCGACGGCAGTTCTGGCGTTACCTGGAACCTCATTCCAGATTGAAGACGGGGATCTATTCGCGGAAGGTGGGCTGGACTGGGAAAGTCTTGCCGGATCTCCGGACCTGAAGATCGGCGTGGATCTCCCCACCGGTCAAACGGACGATTCGCTGGCGGGAAAGGAAGATTACCTGGCTCCCGGCATCACGTTCGGGTCGATCCCCAACAACAAGAGCAATCTGCTTCGATTTTATGTTGCCCATGAACCCGTTGAAGTGAACGGCGAGTTCGAGGACTTCATTCACATGGCCTGGATCCGATCCAATACGCTGGGATCGGCCAACATGGACTTCGAATTCAACCAGGGCGATCAGGTCAGCGAAAACGGCGTCACGCCGGTCCGTCTCGCGGGCGACATGTTGATCACTTTTGCGTTCTCCGGTGGTGGTAACCAGGTCGAGCTGGGTCTCTCCCTCTGGACTGATGTCGGTCCGTGCGAGGCCGCAAATTTGGCCCCCTGCTGGGGGCCGGTCATGGAGCTCGCGGGGATCGCAAGCGGTTCCGTCAATAGCGCCGAGGTAACGGATCCCATCGAGGGCGCCCAGTTGGCGGAGAGCACGTTCGGCGAGGCGACCATCAACCTCACCCAGGCCGGCGTTTTCGATCGCGAGGAGTGCATCTCATTCGGCACGGCCTACGTCAAGAGCCGCTCTTCGACTTCGTTTACTTCTTCGATGAAGGACTTCATCCGGCCGATGGACGTCAGTGTAACCAACTGCGCCACGGTGTCCGTCCGTAAGGATGCGGTACCCAATCACGAACAGGACTTCAGTTTCACCGCTTCCGCCGAACTCGGAGTGACCGGATTTGACCTCGACGACGACGGCGACGACAGCAACGAGTTGGCCAGCAGCATCCTGCTTGAGGGCCGCTTCGACGAGACAATTGTGGTCGGCGAGCTCGCCGAGCCTGGCTGGGATCTGACCGATGTGAGCTGTAGTGGGCCCGCAGTTGCCGCGACTGACGGCGATGGCGTTCTAACCGGCGAGGTATTGATCGACGCAGAGGCGGGGGACAACGTCGACTGCACCTTTACCAATACCCAGCGTGGCCGAATCCTCGTTCAGCAGATCACGGACCCTGATGGCGATCCGCAGCTCTTCAATTTCCAACTCGCCGGTGGGCCGGACGATCTGTCGCAGTCATTCGGCCTGACCGACAATGCGCCCGCCAACGACAGCGGCACGATCCGCCCGGGTGGATACGTCGTGACCCAGCAGTCCGCCGGTCCTGAATGGGATTTGACCAGCGCAAGTTGCGATGACGGGAGCTCCGTCGATAACGTGATCCTCGATCCCGGAGAAACCGTTCTCTGCACATTCGTCAATACTCGGCGCGGCAGGATCCTGATCGACCAGGTGACCGTGCCTTCCGCCGATCCCCAATCGTTCAGTTTCAGTCTCGCCGGCGGTCCGACCAGCCTGAACCAGTCGTTTGCGTTGAACGACGCTGCGGCGCTTCATGACAGCGGACTCGTGCGTTCGGGCAGCTATGTCGCGACTCAGACCGATCCCGGTGCGGAGTGGGATCTGACCAGCGCTAGTTGCGACGACGGCAGCGCCGTAGACGACGTCAATGTCGCCCCCGGCGAGACGGTCACCTGCACGTTCGTCAATACCAAACGTGGTCGCGTGCTGATCGATCAGGTAACGATCCCGGCCGACGACCCTCAACCCTTCGGCTTCGACTTGACCGGCGGTCCCGATTCTACGAATCAGTCGTTTTCGTTGACTGATTCGGCAACCCCTCATGACAGCGGCTTTGTCCGAAATGGATCCTACAACGCAGCTCAGACTGACCCCGGCGGCGGATGGGATCTGACCAGTGCAGCGTGTGACGACGGCAGTTCTGTCGATGCCATCGATCTCGCACCCGGTGAGACGGTTATCTGTACCTTCGTCAACACCAAGCGAGGTCGCATTGTCATCGACCAGGTAACCGATCCCAGTGGTGATCCGCAGGCCTTTGCCTTCGATCTGAGCGGAGGCCCGGACGCTATCGACCAACACCCCAATTTGACCGATAGTGCGACGCCCCACGACAGTGGATTGCAGCAGCCCGGGGTGTACGCCATCTCTCAGGCCGACCCTGGCGCGGCATGGGATCTACAGAGCGCCACCTGCGCTGACGGAAGCTCCGTCAGCGCGATCGCCCTCGATCCCGGTGAAGTCGTGACCTGCACCTTCGTCAATATTAAACGCGGTCGGATCCTGGTCGATCAGGTGACGGTGCCGGCCGCAGACCCGCAGGTCTTTGCGTTTGGCCTGTCCGGCGGGCCGGACTCGCTCGAACAGAGTTTCGGGCTGACTGATAGCTCGGATCCCCATGACAGTGGATTCGTGCGTAGCGGTGGCTACGTCGCGCAGCAGACCGACCCCGGCAGCGAGTGGGACCTGACCAACGCTACCTGCGATGGTGGGCAGGCGCCAGACTCGATCGTATTGAGTCCCGGCGCGACGGTCACTTGCACTTTTGTCAACACGAAGCGCGGCAAGATAATCGTCGACCAGGTCACGTTGCCGACGGGCGACCCGCAGATCTTCCAGTTCAATCTGACAGGTGGCGCGGATGCAATCGGACAGGAGTTTGGGCTGAGCGACGGGGCGACGCCCCACGACAGCGGCGTGGTCCGCTCCGGAACGTTTGCGATCAGCCAGCAAGATCCAGGCGACGATTGGGATCTGACGAGCGCGAGTTGTGACGACGGTAGTGCCGTCAGTGGCGTCGAGCTTCAGCCCGGCGAAACGGTGACTTGTACATTCGTCAACACAAAGCGTGGACGGATCCTGGTCGACGTGGTGACCGATCCTGGTGGCGATCCGCAAACGTTTGGTTTCCAATTGAGTGGCGGGCCCGATGCTGTATCTCAGTTGGCCAGCATGACCGATTCGGATGACGCCCACGACAGCGGCCTGATCCGCTCCGGAAGCTACGCGCTCAATCCGGACTCTCCGGCGGCGCTCTGGACGCTCACCGATGCCAGTTGTGACGACGGGAGTGCGATCGCAGACATCGGGCTTGCCGCCGGTGAGGAGATCAAATGCGCGCTGATCTACATAAAGGCCGCGACCGTGACGATCGTCAAGGATGCGGTGCCGAACGACTCGCAGGACTTCGAGTTCACGGTCATCGGAAGCGATTATCTCGGAGCGCCGGTTTTCGTCAGCGCGAAGGTCGACGACGATGACGATTCAAGTCGTGCCAACAATCACGCCTGGAACCTCGTCCATGGAAACTACACAGTCACCGAGTTCGATGCGGGACCGGCCTGGGACCTGGATTCAGTGGAATGCATGACAGCATCGGGTGCAGCGACCGGTCAGGCCAGCACCTCAAGTCGATCGATCGATCTCGACCTGGTTGCCGGCGCCGAGGTGAGTTGCCGGTTCGTCAATATCAAACGAGGGCAGATTCTCGTTGAGAAGTTCGTCGTCAACGAATCGACCGGCGTCGGCTTCGACCCACGGGACCATCCGTTCGCGTTCGACCCAAGCTATGACTCGGAGTTCTGGCTCAAGCATCAAGAGGTCAACGAAAGCGCGTACCTGCGAGCCGGAGAGAACTACTCGGTGTCCGAGCGGACGCCGCCGGGCTGGGTTGTCAGCAGTACTTGCACCTATCCCGACGGTTCGACCGGTTCCGCTGGTCAGATCGCGCTCGCTCCCGGTGAAGTTGTTACGTGTCTGTTTACCAACGAGATGCGAATCCACCCCGGTTCGTCCGGATTCTGGCGTAACTGGAGCAATCATTACGACAGCTCGGAGTTCCGTAGCATTCTGGAGTTGGCCCTCGCCGACTCGCCGATCTACGCTGGACTCTTCAATTCGAATGGCGACCTCGCAGCGGACGCGATCCCGCGTGTCGAGGCGATCTACAACAACCAGTCGGCATCAGACACGCAGCCAATGCTTCGCGAGATGACGAGCATGATGTTGAATCTCGCCGTCAGTAAAGCGCCGGAACTTGAGGGGCTGCAACGCAACGATGATATCTGTCGAAGCTGCCTTATTGAGGTGGACGACGTGGTAGGCGCTTTGTCATTGCTCCAGCGTGAGTCTCCCTGTCTCGACCCGGAACAAACCGTTGTGAACGATCTGATCGCAACAGCCGAGTCCACCTGGACCGGACTGCTCTCCTCTGATTGGTCGTTCGACGGGTTGAGCGTCCAGGAGCGCGGGGTGATGGAGATTTTGCTGGGGAACATGAATCACGGCATAGGCCTCGTGGTCGACCCCAGCACATACCCCGACGACCTTGGATGCCTGCAGGTGCTGGATGGAGTGAAAGTTCTCGCTACGTGGTTTGCCGACGCCGATGGCGACGGCTTCGGGATCTCGAGCGAGACGAGCGATACCTGCGATCCGACTCCTCCCGCGGGTTACAGCGCGGTTGACGGAGATTGCGACGATGCCAACGTCGCTGTGTATCCGGGTGCGACCGAACTGTGCGACGGTTTGGATAACGACTGCGACACGATCGTCGACTCCGAGCTCGATACCGATGGTGACAACGTCGATGACCTGTGTGACGCGTTCCCGCAGGACGCAACGCGTTCAGGCGGATTGCGCTACGGCAGCACGGGCGCGTTTAACGACTCATGGTCCGAGGTCGCGTTGCCGGCCGTCTATCAGGACCCCGTTGTTATTGTCGGGCCTCCCACTTCCAACGACGTTGAGCCCGGTGTTGCCCAGATCGTGGTTAACCGCGAGGACGGAGACAGTTTCGACCTCCGTTTCCGCGAGTGGGATTATCTGGATGGGTATCGAGAGGTCGACGAGAGTGCTTCGTATGCGGTGATGGAGCGTGGTCGGTACACGATGGACGACGGCAGCATCTGGGAGTGGGGGACCGTTGAATTGACAGCCGGGTATCCTCGATTCAGGACCCATCTGTTCGACGCGTCGTTTCCCGGTACGCCGGTGTTGTTCTTGACGGGGCAGGCCGAGGATGGCACGCCCATCGCGATACGATCGAGAAATCTGTCCGGTGACGGGTTCGAAGTCGGGATGTTCCCCGAGGAGTCGTCGATCGCGACGCTAACCGAATCCGAGGTCGGCTACCTGGCGATCTACAGTGCTTCCGAGTCGGGAAGGGTGATGGCCAACAGTGGACCTACTCCGTATCTGATCCAACGACCCGTCGTAGACCACAAATTGAGCCCCGTCATGAGTTGGAGCCTCCGGCTGCAGGAAGAGCGATCTAAGGACTCGGAAGTCGCTCACACCACGGAGACCCTCGCGGTGCTCGCTCTCGGCGATCAACTCTTGGCACAGGAAATGTCGGTCGCAGGTTGGGATACGACCTCGCTTCGGTCACTGGCACCCGACGAATCCGCCGCCATGGAGTGGGGCGTCGTCGACGGCGTTCCAGATGGTCGTTGGGCAACCGTACCGTTGTCTCGCAACTACGTAGATCCGGTTGTTATCGTGAAACCGATGTCAAACCTCAGCGGGCAGATGGGAGTGATCCGCTTGCAGAACGTCACCGAGGATGCTTTCCAGGTCCGATTCCAACGCTGGAAGTACCTACCGTGCTGCAACGACGCCGAGCAAATGTTCTACATGGTCGCGGAGTCGGGTGTTCACGAAATCGCCGGACTGACCGTCGAGGCTGGAACCCTGGAGACTGACGGAGCGTTAGGGGCAGGATCGTGGTCCGAGGTGTCACTGACATCGATGGTGGGACCGCCGGCGGTGTTCGCCTCGGTCCAGACGATGTTCGGTTGGGATGCCGTGGTAACTCGTGTCGCGAACAGTTCATCGGCAGGCTTCAGCCTGGTGTTGCAAGAAGAAGAGAATGGCGACTTTGGTCACGCGATGGAAGTAGCGGGTTGGATTGCGATCGAGCAGGGTCAGGGCCGCACTTCTTCCGGACGATTCGTTGAAATATTCTCCGAGCAACTGGGAAGCGATCCCGAAATGGTCGAGTTCTCCCGGCGCATGGATCGTAGCTTCCCCGTTGTTCTTGCCGATATCACCAGCACCTACGACGATGAGCCCTGCCTGGTTCGGTACAACATGATCGACTCCGAGCGAATCGAGTTGTTTATTCAGGAAGAGCAGTCGATGGACATGGAGATGCAGCACGCCTCCGAGGAGGTTTCGGTATTCGTCGCAGAATGA
- a CDS encoding Lrp/AsnC family transcriptional regulator: MDSIDYRLLDVLQTDGKTSYSTLGQAVGLSISAVNERLKKLQSAGVLRGYAALVDPETIGLGVCGFVQILITDPAREEGLLRTIEDFPEVQECHCITGDFSYLLKVRATSPRAFEDFLRGKIKTIAGVVRTHSLIVLTTYKETPALPLPSAAGE; encoded by the coding sequence ATGGACTCGATCGACTATCGACTACTGGATGTGCTCCAGACGGACGGCAAGACGTCGTATTCCACGCTGGGCCAGGCGGTAGGACTGTCCATCTCGGCGGTGAACGAACGCTTGAAGAAGCTGCAGTCGGCAGGTGTGCTGCGGGGGTATGCGGCGCTCGTGGACCCCGAGACAATCGGTCTCGGGGTTTGCGGCTTCGTTCAAATTCTCATCACGGATCCGGCCAGGGAGGAGGGACTGCTGAGGACTATCGAGGATTTCCCCGAAGTACAGGAATGCCACTGCATCACCGGAGATTTCTCGTACCTCCTCAAGGTGCGGGCCACGAGTCCCAGGGCGTTCGAGGATTTTCTCCGAGGCAAGATCAAGACGATCGCCGGCGTCGTACGTACTCACTCCCTGATCGTCCTGACGACCTACAAGGAGACACCCGCGCTACCTCTGCCCTCTGCCGCCGGAGAGTGA
- a CDS encoding S41 family peptidase produces MEFNRNALLLIVLLFWGCSVSRTASDSRSEDIQLLTSTLPQRHANLFHQLPAEEFSAEMNQLLSRVDSLTDAEMALELARILARIGDGHTQLNLGQAGTGFRLLPVVLGRFEDGLFILMAAPEHADLLGAKVLKFGDLPAEDALEQVARYISGDNEMSALHFGPSRLTMVEMLAALGAAPSDGPVSLDLMTPDGTRKVHQVAPMALSSYQEIAWKSIERKSTPSTAAAQENYSYRFLDSDRVLYIQYVQCKNQEGLPLKKFAAQLWKQLQAKKPQAVVVDIRSNGGGDQTLNRHLISPLKRYQETQEVQVFGLIGRGTFSAAIEFAIQMERSLNATFVGEPTRGKPNHYGESEDLELPYSGLSIGYSAKFYQLSDVQDERPWIPPDIPVGTSFEDYIAGRDPALDTVLKMARPTTLEDDRS; encoded by the coding sequence ATGGAATTCAATCGAAATGCGCTCCTCCTGATCGTCCTGCTCTTCTGGGGCTGCTCGGTCTCTCGAACCGCCTCGGACAGTCGGAGCGAAGATATCCAGTTGCTGACTTCCACCCTCCCACAACGCCATGCCAATCTGTTCCATCAGCTCCCCGCGGAGGAGTTCTCGGCAGAAATGAATCAACTTCTTTCGCGGGTGGATTCACTGACCGATGCCGAGATGGCGCTGGAGCTGGCCAGGATTCTCGCCCGTATCGGTGACGGCCACACGCAGCTCAATCTCGGACAGGCGGGAACGGGATTCCGACTACTGCCCGTGGTACTCGGCCGCTTCGAAGATGGCCTCTTTATCTTGATGGCGGCTCCTGAGCACGCGGATCTGCTGGGTGCAAAGGTGTTGAAGTTTGGAGACCTGCCCGCTGAGGACGCCCTCGAGCAAGTCGCGCGCTACATCTCCGGTGACAACGAGATGAGTGCGCTTCACTTCGGACCGTCGAGGCTGACGATGGTCGAGATGCTGGCCGCGCTCGGAGCAGCACCCTCCGACGGTCCGGTCTCACTCGACTTGATGACTCCCGACGGTACTCGGAAAGTTCATCAGGTCGCGCCGATGGCGCTTTCTTCGTACCAGGAGATCGCGTGGAAGAGTATCGAACGCAAGTCCACCCCGTCTACCGCGGCCGCGCAGGAGAACTACTCTTACCGGTTTCTGGACTCCGATCGGGTGCTCTACATCCAGTATGTTCAATGCAAGAACCAGGAGGGGCTCCCTCTGAAGAAGTTCGCCGCTCAGCTCTGGAAGCAACTGCAAGCGAAGAAGCCGCAGGCCGTTGTCGTGGACATCAGGAGTAACGGAGGGGGAGATCAAACACTGAACCGACATCTTATTAGCCCGTTGAAACGCTACCAGGAGACGCAAGAGGTTCAGGTGTTCGGCCTCATAGGTCGTGGAACGTTTTCGGCTGCGATCGAGTTCGCCATCCAGATGGAGCGCAGCTTGAACGCGACATTCGTCGGTGAGCCGACTCGCGGCAAGCCCAATCATTACGGAGAGAGCGAAGATCTGGAATTGCCCTACTCCGGCCTCTCGATAGGCTACTCCGCCAAGTTCTACCAGCTCAGTGACGTGCAGGACGAGCGGCCCTGGATCCCACCGGATATTCCCGTTGGCACGAGCTTCGAGGACTACATCGCCGGTCGCGACCCGGCTTTGGACACAGTCCTGAAGATGGCCCGGCCCACGACACTCGAGGACGACCGGTCCTGA
- a CDS encoding DUF1554 domain-containing protein → MGSWSRRVFGTVCVVLAGLAGSAANSCLVSVGSQPGSDFATIADALASAGVTDGCVLLVQPGIYTSPLVIEHPIDLVATDGSPANTIIDGLGAAIAVRIAERPGDSRPVGMSGFTVRNAGIGINTDAVAKLSNMVLDQLSQTGLEVGEGTDALVEGSRITGGTEAALHLYGNADVFNSVITGPADCVRLETVGTSTLAFSTVTGCDVGVRQTTPWVADLLVVNSIVFGNVTDDLVGVDCASVVSSDTDVACCTVNDNICQDPLFLDPAGDDYRLPLGSPAIDVLATPENFRGNPTTDYDDPGSAHDQRLLDADGDGLARADMGAYELHNPALVPGAVQNLQLGAIPTTVLIWDVDPDVSADVNGEYRVYRGALNDIGFDCWGTTAGATTSTTYLEFDLPPSGEGYFYLVTAATTVREGTLGYGSIAERSRFASCRRLAFVSSLARDGNCGGVSGADKKCQLMARAANLAGTYKAWLSDGVSGPGTSFSQSTDPYVRVDGTVIANNWAALTSGNLLAPINLDESGSVVPDSALERVWSGTLIDGTPGPDHCNGWTDKDSSTDGGMGNPWSMNADWTDLSTYSCAIPLHFYCFEQ, encoded by the coding sequence ATGGGTTCGTGGAGTCGAAGGGTTTTCGGTACCGTCTGCGTGGTTCTTGCCGGCCTGGCGGGAAGTGCAGCGAACAGTTGTCTCGTCTCCGTCGGCAGTCAGCCCGGATCGGATTTCGCGACGATCGCCGATGCTCTGGCCAGCGCTGGCGTCACGGACGGATGCGTGCTCCTGGTTCAACCCGGGATCTATACATCCCCGCTCGTCATCGAGCACCCGATCGATTTGGTTGCCACGGATGGGAGCCCGGCGAACACGATCATCGATGGTCTCGGTGCTGCCATCGCCGTTAGGATTGCGGAACGCCCCGGTGACTCGAGGCCGGTCGGCATGAGCGGTTTCACCGTTCGCAACGCCGGGATCGGAATCAACACCGACGCGGTTGCCAAACTCTCGAACATGGTGCTGGATCAGCTCTCGCAAACCGGACTGGAGGTTGGAGAGGGGACTGACGCCCTGGTCGAGGGCAGTCGGATCACCGGTGGAACGGAGGCGGCGCTACATCTCTACGGGAACGCAGACGTGTTCAATAGCGTGATCACGGGTCCCGCGGATTGCGTCCGGCTCGAGACCGTCGGCACGTCCACCCTGGCTTTCTCTACGGTCACGGGGTGCGACGTCGGCGTGCGGCAGACCACCCCGTGGGTGGCGGATCTGCTCGTCGTCAACAGCATCGTCTTCGGGAACGTCACGGACGATCTTGTGGGCGTCGACTGCGCCAGCGTCGTCTCCAGTGATACCGATGTGGCGTGCTGCACGGTCAACGACAACATCTGCCAGGACCCCCTGTTTCTCGATCCCGCCGGTGACGACTACCGTTTGCCGCTAGGCTCCCCGGCAATCGACGTTCTCGCCACACCCGAGAACTTCCGCGGCAACCCCACGACCGATTACGACGATCCCGGATCGGCGCACGATCAACGACTGCTTGACGCCGATGGTGATGGCTTGGCGCGGGCGGACATGGGGGCCTACGAGCTGCACAATCCCGCACTTGTCCCCGGAGCGGTGCAGAACCTGCAGCTTGGGGCGATTCCCACGACCGTGCTCATCTGGGACGTCGACCCCGACGTGAGTGCCGACGTAAACGGTGAGTACCGCGTCTATCGTGGCGCGCTCAACGACATCGGATTCGATTGCTGGGGTACCACCGCGGGGGCAACCACCAGCACGACCTACCTGGAGTTCGATCTCCCGCCGTCGGGAGAGGGTTACTTCTACTTGGTTACCGCTGCAACGACTGTACGCGAGGGCACGTTGGGTTACGGGTCGATCGCCGAACGCAGCCGTTTCGCCTCGTGTCGCCGGCTCGCCTTCGTCTCCAGCCTCGCGAGGGACGGAAACTGTGGCGGCGTTTCCGGTGCCGACAAGAAGTGCCAGCTGATGGCTCGCGCAGCCAATCTTGCCGGAACCTATAAAGCCTGGCTCTCGGACGGTGTCTCCGGCCCCGGCACGTCGTTCTCGCAGTCGACGGATCCCTATGTGCGCGTGGACGGGACGGTCATCGCCAACAACTGGGCGGCCTTGACCTCGGGCAACCTGCTGGCTCCGATCAATCTCGACGAAAGCGGCAGTGTCGTCCCCGATTCCGCGCTGGAGCGGGTATGGTCCGGCACCCTGATCGACGGCACGCCGGGCCCGGATCATTGTAACGGCTGGACGGACAAGGATTCGTCGACCGATGGAGGCATGGGGAATCCCTGGTCGATGAACGCCGACTGGACCGATCTGAGCACTTACTCGTGCGCGATCCCGCTCCATTTTTACTGCTTCGAACAGTGA
- a CDS encoding type II secretion system protein GspG: MLNALDRAKQKRTMADLRTVSSAIEHYSVDNTNYPMVNTIAGLQSALVPLYTESIPSEDGWSNTYVVDSVPFEYTIASGGKDGGAINVVGGETAYFDDAIIFANGQFYQWPAGKQQ, encoded by the coding sequence CTGCTCAATGCGCTCGATCGCGCCAAGCAGAAACGAACGATGGCCGACCTACGAACCGTCAGCAGTGCGATCGAACACTATTCGGTGGACAACACCAACTATCCGATGGTGAACACCATCGCCGGGCTGCAGTCGGCCTTAGTCCCGCTCTACACCGAGTCCATCCCATCCGAAGATGGCTGGTCCAACACGTACGTGGTCGACTCGGTGCCCTTCGAATACACGATTGCGTCGGGCGGAAAAGACGGCGGGGCGATCAACGTAGTCGGTGGCGAGACGGCGTATTTCGATGACGCGATCATCTTCGCCAACGGCCAGTTCTATCAGTGGCCCGCAGGCAAGCAGCAGTAG
- a CDS encoding class I SAM-dependent methyltransferase, with protein MTVGTEPPANRSEAIRPIARAAARARAKRFEFFRSLLDRLDRPIRILDVGGTEAYWRANLGDTENGITVDVVNLGPQKPAELPYLKTLEGDATDLRDTADGTYDVAYSNSVIEHVETWDNQRKMAAEMKRVARSYYVQTPWRHFPLEPHFLFPFIQYLPKGAKYVIAKNWPLARRMYGNAELARLHAQTIRLLTRGEMRELFPEALFYTEKALGLTKSITAYHGFK; from the coding sequence ATGACGGTTGGAACCGAGCCCCCTGCTAACCGATCCGAAGCGATCCGACCCATTGCTCGTGCTGCGGCTCGCGCGCGGGCGAAGCGTTTCGAGTTTTTTCGCTCCCTGCTGGACAGACTGGATCGACCGATCAGAATCCTCGACGTGGGCGGGACCGAGGCGTATTGGCGCGCGAATCTGGGCGATACGGAAAACGGCATCACCGTCGACGTCGTCAACCTGGGCCCACAGAAACCCGCGGAACTGCCCTACCTCAAAACCCTCGAAGGCGACGCAACGGATCTGCGCGATACAGCCGACGGGACCTACGACGTCGCATACTCGAATTCGGTCATCGAGCATGTCGAGACCTGGGACAATCAGCGAAAGATGGCGGCGGAAATGAAACGGGTCGCCCGAAGCTATTACGTCCAGACCCCCTGGCGGCATTTCCCTCTAGAGCCACATTTCCTTTTTCCGTTCATCCAGTATCTTCCCAAAGGCGCCAAGTACGTGATCGCCAAGAACTGGCCTCTCGCCCGCCGGATGTACGGGAACGCAGAACTCGCTAGACTCCACGCGCAAACGATCCGCCTGCTTACCAGGGGAGAGATGCGAGAACTCTTTCCCGAGGCGTTGTTCTACACCGAGAAGGCGCTGGGCTTGACGAAGTCCATCACCGCTTACCACGGCTTCAAGTAG